DNA from Brassica napus cultivar Da-Ae chromosome C4, Da-Ae, whole genome shotgun sequence:
ACAGATAACTATCAGAACAAAGATAGAGAACTACCATGTATCATCACTAACTACGAAGCCAGATTAACTACCTTGATGTTAGGTAATCGAACCACTTGCAAGGCTGTGATCATCAAACAGATGCCCTGCCAACATTGTGACAAAATGAATATTCCAAAGAGAGACATATAAAGCAACCATAAGACACTGAGAGGAATGGCTTCTAAGAGCATTCACTGAATGAAGAAAGGGGAGCTTTACCAAGATGTCTTGCCCAGCCCAAGCATACGAAGTGTGCCGTTTCACAAACCAGAAGACAGCAAACGCCAGACAAAAGATATTCACCAAAAGTGACATCCATGACATTGTCCCAAGCAAAGGGAGCTTCACAGACCTCCGACCAAGATGTCTCCACTTTCTGCAGGCGGTTCACAATATATATCCATCAAGAATTGCTAaccagaaaaagaaaagaaaaaaaagagagaagtgaGATGTTTAGGAAGAATTTAGAATACCTCAATAAAACTGCCGTAATGATGTTATGCATACCCTGAAAAAAACAGTAGCCACACTTTGTTAAACTAATGAGAAGAATCAAACATAGATTTAATCTCAGTGTTCTACAACTTGTTACCTGCATGCCACCGATGCAGAAGAATATGGTGAGCACCCACACAAACCATGATGACATGAAGTAGAAAAGGAGCAGCAGAAAAATGGAGGCTGTTACTATAAAGAACACAGCTCCAGTCACACTTATATCAAGGATCTCCTTCTCTGGATCATCTTTCCTGGTTCCAGCACCACTAAATTCCTGTAGAAAACAACAACTTCTAGTATGGCTACGAATGGTGAACACCAAACaaagaatttaaaaatgttttaaaagatttaaacCTTTGCTAATATGCTGTAAGATTCATTAGCTTGATCAGGATCTGTAAGATCTGACCACAGAGATGCAACGACAACAGTTCCAACAGCCATGAGCAACAACAATCCTGCTGTGAGGTCCACAGCAGGACGAGTTGGTGCGTACAACAGAAGCTCAACTACAAGAAAAGATCAACAACTCAATAGGCCTAATTAATGGCTAACAGAAGTGGGACGTCACAAGGGGCTCACTCACCACTCTTGTTATCCACCATAGACTTGTTGAGAGCATCCCCGCTTGACTTAGAGATCATTAACACAGGTATGCTCACATTCAAAGAAGTGTCCTTTTCCATACATCCCATCTCATCAAGATCTGACAaaagattaaattaaattagatGATACAAAGACATCTACTAAAGACCaaagtttcaaaaaacaaaaaaccttcTTTGTCATTAATAACAAGCAGAGCAGAAGCACCAGCCGCCTCAGCATGTTTAGCCTTCTCAGTGAAAGCACAGCTCCCACGGATCGACAAGGCAATACTCCCATCTAACTGAAACAGAGCAAAAAACAGAGCAAAGCTACATGAATCTGTGAAAAGGCATTGACTTTTTGAGAAAGGATCGCACTTTCGACTGACCCTGGAAGAGAGATTGGAACACGAGTCCAAAGGACGCACAAAAGCAACCGGAGATCTAACGCCCTGATCAGCGTCAGACGGCAAAGCTGCTCCGAATTGAGCGGTTAAACCGGTGAAGAAGTCGTCGCTTTCAACACCATCAACCCAGTTCAAGATCTTAACCTGTGTAATAAGCAGAGCATTCGAGATAATGAGAATCATCAACTCAGCAGAGAATAATCATTAAAgaaagaatctttttttttttttttttttgttggttaccATTTGAAACTTATTGGTACAGCCGGGAGACTCGAGGGTTGAGTCTTCGGTCCACGAGGCATCGTCTGCCGCCGCAAAGGAGAAGCCTAGCAGGAGGAGGAAGAGTAGTGCGGTGGGGCATCGGTGGCGCGGCGGATCAGACGAAGGCATGACGCAACCGACGGAACGAATAGGAGAGAAAGGGGAGAGAAAGAGTTGCGGTTAACAGCGTTTAGGGATTATATCGGAGGtcgattattattatataacttgtcttttttttgtaattaaatatataatctaattattattagtagttgttagttagttaattaaagtataagccattttttttctgtttaaatTGTTTTGTTGGCGTTACTAACCTAAATTATTTAGCAAACATTCATCAATTAtttgattaccaaaaaaaaaacatccatCAATTATTATTTCGATTaggaaaaatattaataatgtcCAGTTATTActtgaaaaaaatgttttttagaTCCCCCCACACGATGGTTGTCATTTGTCAGACCAATACCATTATTAACAGTTCAGCAGAAATCATTAACAAAGAGTATTGTGTATAATTCGAGTTTAGATAAAATGATGAATAGTTTTGTTcagaaaaaataaagtaaaagagATAAAGAGtccattcaaaaatattaaaacattaacaGAAAAGCAAAGAAGTAAAAGAAGGGAAGGAAGGAAacgcaatatattaaaaataaaaagaaagaaagaaagttatcttataaaaaaaataaagagctCAGATCCCTTCACAAGAAACTCCTCTCCTCCTCTGACGTTTCTGCACACTCTCAATCAAAGctcctctctttttctcttttccttCTGCAAAACTGTTACCAAATCTCTCccaaaacttttaaattttttttggtcggagatcgaaaaaaaaaaacgaggaGACATGGCTGCACCTGCCATGAGGATCGTGTTCGGTCTATTGACATTTGTCACTGTCGGAATGATCATAGGTACTCTCTCTGAATTTATAGTCGAAAACATTTGATTTTTGATCTTTaaagtttaaatcttttttttttacctcgGCCAAGCTGAGAGTGTTTTTGTCATTGCCGTGATTTTTTAGTTCGGGGACGGCTATGAAAGTTGACTTTATGAGAATTTTGTAACggctttttttttgggttaactCATGGAGATTGTGTTCTTCCCTGAATGAATCTGCAGGTGCCTTGTTACAATTGGCCTTTATTAATAGATTGGAAGATTCGTACGGtaactctcttctttctccccTATGCTTTTGTACGTTTATGTTTCTGTGTGTTACTTATAGATGTCTCTTTGGAAATAGATGTGTTTTTGTTGTCTGAACGTATTTGATTCTTGGCAATGATGTTTTTATGTTCTTGCTGAGAAAATAAGGCTAAGTGAGCTCTTTCTGTAAAAGGGATTGAGAGAGGACAATGCAGTGGAAACAGTAATATGTTGTGTAATTTGGAACACTAAATCAGTTTTCGTCTATGCTTAGTTGTGATGTTCTGCTCCTTATTTAGCTTCTACTACTTCTTGTTTCCATTTCAGGAACTGGATTCCCATCCATAAGGGGGCTTCGAGGACAGAAGGCCCGTTATCTTCGAGGTTAGacaaaattatgattaattatttacatatagGTGTTGAGACAATAGGTTCCCTTCTGACTAATCTGAATCTAGCTTCAGGACCAGAGAGCTTAATTTATGGATGTACTATGATTAATTTAATACAAACGTCgtttattatttttcagatGTTTCTCGGTGGGCAAATGACAAAGATGCAGAACTGTTACGTCTTGGCTATGTAATTCTATTCattccttagttttttttttccgctcaaaattttcattttacacCTCTACTGTTTAAAAGAGATCGAGGAGGGCGAGTTCTGTTTGCTTCAAGCTAATGAATGTTTACTTGCTTTGGTGCAGGTCAAGCCTGAAGTAGTTAGCTGGTCCCCTCGAATTATTGTGCTTCATAACTTTCTTAGCTCAGAGGTAATAATTGTACACGCCTTGTATATTAGTATTTAGTTCGTTGAGTTAAACATGGTGGGGATGAGTTAACTGATCATGGAGTAACATGTTCAGAGTATGCTAGGCCTTAAACCTTTTTAATTATGTTCATTCTAACAAGGAAAAGATAAAATTTGAAAGAGAAGCAAACCTTAGACTCAGTTCTTAATAGCATTTATCATGAGAGTTAGCAAAATGGCTTTTATCCTTTTGTATTGCCTTAAAAcaattttgattttggttttgttctcATGATTTGTATGATCGGCAGGAATGTGAATACTTAAAAGCAATCGCCCGGCCTCGCCTTCAAGTTTCCACTGTTGTTGATATTAAAACCGGAAAGGTATTTTCCAATTTCCCTTTCATCTAttatagaagaagaagatctatTCATTCAATCAAACACTGGACGCCAGTACAAATGCTATAGTTTATGCCTTGGAGACTTATTTGTTCTCTCATTGGCTTGCTTAGGGAGTTAAAAGTGATGTGAGGACAAGCTCTGGAATGTTTCTAAACCACGTAGAAAGAAGTTATCCAGTCATACAGGTAAGTCAGTACTGACTCTCTAATATACATATAAGGTGGTGTCGTTTCAGTTTGATGAACTTGACATTTTGCTATCAGGCAATTGAAAAGAGAATTGCAGTCTTCTCTCAAGTACCAGCGGAGAATGGAGAGCTCATTCAAGTCCTACGGTGCGTGCACAATTGCAACCCTTTACTACTATAACTAAAGTTGTTTTCTTGGTTTGATGAATATAAAAGCTGTTAGCAGTGCAGATACGAGCCGAATCAGTTTTACAGACCGCATCACGATTACTTTGGTGACACTGTAAGCCTTTGGTgctatttcattttataaatcatTAGTAGATTGATGAAGGAAGCTCTTGTCCTTGGTTTTGATCGGATATGTAGTTAATCTTCTTCTTTATGATCTTAGaacatttattttggttattttgagGACTAGACTTTAagtttatgttagtgtgttcatcattatttttttctatgtttccCACAGTTCAATTTGAAGCGTGGTGGTCAGCGCGTAGCAACAATGCTAATGTATTTAACAGATGATGTCGAAGGAGGAGAAACTTATTTCCCTTTGGTATAGTTTCTTTCTCTTTAGCTCTGCAAATTgctatatatttgaaaaatgaaACCAGTGTGTATATATCTCACTCTTTGAAATTCAGGCTGGTGACGGTGAATGCACTTGTGGTGGAAAAATCATGAAAGGCATCTCTGTGAAACCCACCAAAGGAGACGCAGTTCTCTTCTGGAGCATGGTCTGtttcttcaacctctctctgtctctcttgcTCCAAACTTCTTTGTTGTTCATTTTGGTCTTTGTGTTACTTAGGGACTTGATGGGCAGTCAGATCCCAACAGCATACATGGGGGATGTGAAGTCCTCTCAGGAGAGAAATGGTCAGCTACTAAATGGATGAGACAAAAAGCTACTTCTTGAAGGACTTTACTAATAAACCCAAAAGAACCACAGGGACTTATATTGAAAAATGCCTAGAACCTCAGAGTTTTGATATATTCTCTTTTTCACCCTTGAATTTTAAAAGCCATcatttacatataaaaattgattttttgtgGTGTTTTCACTTCTCACAATATCACCCCAAAACAAATCCTTGGATTAACAGACATTAtgttatcaaaaataatattcatgaaagttttacaaaattatttaaattacaaACGGAT
Protein-coding regions in this window:
- the LOC106434493 gene encoding signal peptide peptidase-like 3 — its product is MPSSDPPRHRCPTALLFLLLLGFSFAAADDASWTEDSTLESPGCTNKFQMVKILNWVDGVESDDFFTGLTAQFGAALPSDADQGVRSPVAFVRPLDSCSNLSSRLDGSIALSIRGSCAFTEKAKHAEAAGASALLVINDKEDLDEMGCMEKDTSLNVSIPVLMISKSSGDALNKSMVDNKSVELLLYAPTRPAVDLTAGLLLLMAVGTVVVASLWSDLTDPDQANESYSILAKEFSGAGTRKDDPEKEILDISVTGAVFFIVTASIFLLLLFYFMSSWFVWVLTIFFCIGGMQGMHNIITAVLLRKWRHLGRRSVKLPLLGTMSWMSLLVNIFCLAFAVFWFVKRHTSYAWAGQDILGICLMITALQVVRLPNIKVATVLLCCAFVYDIFWVFISPLIFHESVMIVVAQGDSSSGESIPMLLRIPRFFDPWGGYDMIGFGDILFPGLLISFASRYDKIKKRVISSGYFLWLTIGYGVGLLLTYLGLYLMDGHGQPALLYIVPCTLGLAVILGLVRGELKELWNYGIEESESNTPEDPLPVA
- the LOC106434474 gene encoding prolyl 4-hydroxylase 1 isoform X1, with the translated sequence MAAPAMRIVFGLLTFVTVGMIIGALLQLAFINRLEDSYGTGFPSIRGLRGQKARYLRDVSRWANDKDAELLRLGYVKPEVVSWSPRIIVLHNFLSSEECEYLKAIARPRLQVSTVVDIKTGKGVKSDVRTSSGMFLNHVERSYPVIQAIEKRIAVFSQVPAENGELIQVLRYEPNQFYRPHHDYFGDTFNLKRGGQRVATMLMYLTDDVEGGETYFPLAGDGECTCGGKIMKGISVKPTKGDAVLFWSMGLDGQSDPNSIHGGCEVLSGEKWSATKWMRQKATS
- the LOC106434474 gene encoding prolyl 4-hydroxylase 1 isoform X2, with protein sequence MAAPAMRIVFGLLTFVTVGMIIGALLQLAFINRLEDSYGTGFPSIRGLRGQKARYLRDVSRWANDKDAELLRLGYVKPEVVSWSPRIIVLHNFLSSEECEYLKAIARPRLQVSTVVDIKTGKGVKSDVRTSSGMFLNHVERSYPVIQAIEKRIAVFSQVPAENGELIQVLRADTSRISFTDRITITLVTL